A region from the Panicum hallii strain FIL2 chromosome 1, PHallii_v3.1, whole genome shotgun sequence genome encodes:
- the LOC112887177 gene encoding uncharacterized protein LOC112887177 isoform X1 has translation MASLHPATATPPPRHSLAPSLRASSLSWSASIAVSRILPPPRLELHSPAPAHGPGNRQQNLLVCAAWTRRSRGEAEQRPNRKSWKQRTDMYMRPFLLNVFFSKRFVHAKVMHRGTSKVIAVATTNAKDLRLTLPSLVDDNACRTIGRLIAERSMDADVFALAYEPKKNERIEGKLGIIIDTIKEHGIIFV, from the exons ATGGCCTCGCTCCACCCCGCGACGGCCACGCCGCCACCGCGCCACTCCCTCGCGCCCTCTCTCCGCGCGTCTTCACTCTCGTGGTCCGCCTCCATCGCCGTCTCCCGCATCCTGCCGCCCCCTCGACTCGAGCTCCactcgccggcgccggctcACGGGCCCGGCAACCGCCAG CAGAACCTGTTGGTGTGCGCGGCGTGGACGCGGCGGTCGCGCGGGGAGGCGGAGCAGCGGCCGAACCGCAAGTCGTGGAAGCAGCGCACGGACATGTACATGCGCCCCTTCCTGCTCAACGTCTTCTTCTCCAAGCGCTTCGTGCACGCCAAGGTCATGCACAGGGGCACCAGCAAGGTCATCGCCGTCGCCACCACCAACGCCAAGGACCTCCGCCTCACGCTGCCGTCCCTCGTCGACGACAACGCCTGCAGGACCATCGGGAGGCTCATCGCCGAGCGGTCCATGGACGCCGACGTCTTCGCCCTGGCCTACGAGCCCAAGAAAAACGAGCGGATCGAGGGCAAGCTCGGGATCATAATCGATACGATTAAGGAGCATGGTATCATCTTCGTCTAG
- the LOC112887177 gene encoding uncharacterized protein LOC112887177 isoform X2 has protein sequence MASLHPATATPPPRHSLAPSLRASSLSWSASIAVSRILPPPRLELHSPAPAHGPGNRQNLLVCAAWTRRSRGEAEQRPNRKSWKQRTDMYMRPFLLNVFFSKRFVHAKVMHRGTSKVIAVATTNAKDLRLTLPSLVDDNACRTIGRLIAERSMDADVFALAYEPKKNERIEGKLGIIIDTIKEHGIIFV, from the exons ATGGCCTCGCTCCACCCCGCGACGGCCACGCCGCCACCGCGCCACTCCCTCGCGCCCTCTCTCCGCGCGTCTTCACTCTCGTGGTCCGCCTCCATCGCCGTCTCCCGCATCCTGCCGCCCCCTCGACTCGAGCTCCactcgccggcgccggctcACGGGCCCGGCAACCGCCAG AACCTGTTGGTGTGCGCGGCGTGGACGCGGCGGTCGCGCGGGGAGGCGGAGCAGCGGCCGAACCGCAAGTCGTGGAAGCAGCGCACGGACATGTACATGCGCCCCTTCCTGCTCAACGTCTTCTTCTCCAAGCGCTTCGTGCACGCCAAGGTCATGCACAGGGGCACCAGCAAGGTCATCGCCGTCGCCACCACCAACGCCAAGGACCTCCGCCTCACGCTGCCGTCCCTCGTCGACGACAACGCCTGCAGGACCATCGGGAGGCTCATCGCCGAGCGGTCCATGGACGCCGACGTCTTCGCCCTGGCCTACGAGCCCAAGAAAAACGAGCGGATCGAGGGCAAGCTCGGGATCATAATCGATACGATTAAGGAGCATGGTATCATCTTCGTCTAG